One segment of Oscillospiraceae bacterium MB08-C2-2 DNA contains the following:
- a CDS encoding YodL domain-containing protein gives MPGISLKNGLISYYGNPAGYTEKEKAVVDRIFQNDKLSEWLKSRSLTPQWTDGVMERLLAGERLGGIETAAPLKNVRIWQLKPDVDIHMKFIPYEEMVRQFGEPSPEAYRVAYDGQLDTNDLEAIYARCNVNHPPGYNGHSLSMSDVVELYDAQGSKYHYCDRFGFQKISFESPEQTQTMGMSM, from the coding sequence ATGCCGGGGATTTCCCTGAAAAACGGCCTCATTTCCTATTATGGAAACCCGGCCGGTTATACAGAAAAAGAAAAAGCAGTGGTGGATCGTATCTTCCAAAACGACAAGCTGTCTGAATGGCTTAAAAGCCGTTCCCTAACGCCTCAGTGGACGGATGGCGTGATGGAGCGGCTTCTTGCCGGGGAACGGCTGGGCGGTATCGAAACTGCTGCTCCGTTGAAAAATGTCCGCATCTGGCAGCTCAAGCCCGATGTAGATATCCACATGAAGTTTATTCCTTATGAGGAAATGGTGCGGCAGTTCGGAGAGCCGTCTCCTGAGGCTTACCGTGTCGCCTATGATGGACAGCTTGATACCAACGACCTCGAAGCCATCTATGCAAGGTGCAATGTAAATCACCCGCCCGGATATAACGGGCATTCCCTTTCCATGTCGGACGTGGTGGAGCTTTACGATGCACAGGGCAGCAAGTACCACTACTGCGACCGTTTCGGATTCCAGAAAATCAGCTTCGAGTCACCGGAGCAGACCCAAACCATGGGCATGAGTATGTAG
- a CDS encoding DNA adenine methylase: MSWIGGKKSLRELIVTLFPLYYERYIEVFGGGGWILFHKFPGNDFEVYNDFNGLLVNLYRCVRDKPEELMDVLRYVLNARADFDLVKNTLARDSPASDVQKAAWFYQLIRYSYASGLTSYGSQPHDIRSNFPLIEQAHRRLAKVVVENKDFEKLIGQYDRPVSFFYCDPPYFETENYYKNVGEDGFTEKDHIRLRDALLRIEGKFLLSYNDCEFIRELYDTPGIQIDSYTRINNIKQRYDNGAQFPEILIANYDMRERTREAPSQLNLFDDGGIEL, encoded by the coding sequence ATGTCTTGGATCGGCGGCAAGAAATCCCTGCGTGAGCTGATCGTCACTCTGTTTCCCCTCTACTATGAAAGATACATCGAGGTATTCGGCGGGGGCGGCTGGATTCTTTTTCATAAGTTCCCTGGCAATGACTTTGAGGTGTACAACGATTTTAATGGGTTATTGGTCAATCTTTACCGTTGTGTGCGGGATAAGCCAGAGGAACTCATGGACGTACTGCGCTATGTTCTCAATGCCCGTGCAGATTTTGACCTTGTAAAAAACACCCTTGCCCGTGACAGCCCTGCCTCGGATGTGCAGAAAGCCGCTTGGTTTTATCAGCTCATCCGCTACAGCTACGCATCGGGGCTGACGAGCTACGGCAGCCAGCCACATGATATTCGGTCCAATTTTCCGCTGATTGAGCAGGCCCACAGGCGGCTTGCCAAAGTGGTCGTTGAAAACAAGGACTTTGAGAAGCTGATTGGGCAGTATGACCGACCCGTTAGTTTCTTCTACTGCGACCCGCCGTACTTTGAAACAGAGAACTACTACAAGAACGTAGGCGAGGATGGCTTTACAGAAAAAGACCATATCCGCCTGCGGGACGCACTGCTGCGGATTGAGGGCAAATTCCTGCTGTCCTACAATGACTGCGAATTTATCCGGGAGCTATATGATACGCCGGGCATTCAAATCGACTCCTATACCCGAATCAACAACATCAAGCAACGGTATGACAATGGGGCGCAGTTCCCTGAAATCCTCATTGCCAACTACGATATGCGAGAACGGACGAGGGAGGCTCCTTCACAGCTTAACTTATTTGATGACGGAGGGATTGAACTCTGA
- a CDS encoding antirestriction protein ArdA: MDKQSKNRLPEQCLFMNANGEIMRIEYGKSGFSRSELNTENRKANQVIVNNYNERHGITAEQINTMHQGALFGWDVLPLSRQEQSGMKSGHIFEVEISRPGSFGAETSSTLTLPAAQYKILDALDKARITDERVIYSAEIIGCELDYLPQFIGTNANLYELNHLAERLSSLNEWELDCFEGMVMMDTIRTQYSPIAVDRLINMTHSMNDCHVVYEAHDDSTLGKFYADNDFVQKLENVPDEIYECLDFGKIGKEMREGEGGVFTPHGYVVQNGEISQTYHSGDAVPLEKPDYTVLLRVTKGYFNDPQYDNELIAFLKLPADDEMLSQAVEAVKAASPEECEFSAADCMIPSLTEKIGDALYESEGDRYGLVNELAQQLRHLKEENGVLTYKAMLETASGDISLEDALDLTFLTEKFEILSETASPADYAEKEVQRMMSFESDDGLEQFCNLEGYGRYLMEIYGIAETPYGPLEQQNGRTVEQCLNRPSQNHGMEMK, encoded by the coding sequence TTGGATAAACAATCAAAGAATAGGCTTCCCGAACAGTGCCTGTTCATGAATGCGAATGGCGAAATTATGCGCATTGAATATGGGAAATCAGGGTTCAGCCGCTCCGAACTCAACACGGAGAATAGAAAGGCGAACCAGGTAATCGTCAACAACTACAACGAAAGGCACGGCATTACAGCCGAGCAGATCAACACAATGCATCAGGGGGCGCTGTTTGGCTGGGATGTTCTCCCGCTCTCCCGGCAAGAGCAATCCGGTATGAAAAGCGGCCACATTTTTGAAGTGGAAATCAGCCGCCCCGGTTCATTCGGTGCGGAAACCTCCTCCACTCTCACGCTCCCTGCTGCACAATATAAAATATTGGATGCACTGGACAAGGCCCGCATCACCGATGAACGTGTCATCTATTCTGCAGAAATCATAGGCTGCGAGCTGGATTATCTGCCGCAGTTTATCGGTACAAACGCGAACCTATATGAGCTGAATCATCTGGCCGAGCGTTTGTCCTCATTAAACGAATGGGAGTTGGACTGCTTCGAGGGGATGGTGATGATGGATACCATCCGGACCCAATACTCCCCCATCGCAGTAGACCGCCTCATCAACATGACCCACAGCATGAATGACTGCCATGTCGTCTATGAAGCCCATGACGACAGCACCCTCGGTAAATTTTATGCGGATAACGACTTTGTGCAGAAACTCGAAAATGTACCGGATGAAATCTATGAGTGCCTGGATTTCGGTAAAATCGGCAAAGAGATGCGCGAGGGCGAGGGTGGCGTATTCACTCCACATGGCTATGTGGTTCAAAATGGCGAAATTTCGCAGACCTACCACAGCGGTGATGCCGTCCCCTTGGAAAAACCGGATTATACCGTGCTTCTTCGGGTAACCAAAGGGTATTTTAACGACCCACAATATGATAATGAACTGATTGCTTTCCTGAAGCTCCCTGCGGATGATGAGATGCTCTCTCAAGCCGTTGAAGCGGTGAAAGCAGCATCACCGGAGGAATGTGAATTCTCCGCTGCGGACTGTATGATACCTTCCCTTACTGAAAAAATCGGAGATGCCCTATATGAATCGGAGGGCGACAGATACGGCTTGGTCAATGAATTGGCACAGCAGCTCCGCCACCTCAAAGAGGAAAATGGTGTCCTGACCTACAAAGCAATGCTGGAAACTGCCTCTGGGGATATTTCGTTGGAGGATGCGCTTGATCTTACTTTTCTGACGGAGAAATTTGAGATTTTGTCCGAAACTGCTTCTCCCGCAGATTACGCTGAAAAAGAAGTTCAGAGAATGATGTCGTTTGAAAGCGACGATGGCTTGGAACAATTCTGCAACTTGGAAGGCTACGGGCGGTATCTCATGGAGATATACGGCATTGCCGAAACCCCTTATGGACCGCTTGAACAACAAAATGGTCGGACGGTGGAGCAATGCCTTAACCGTCCCAGCCAGAACCACGGCATGGAAATGAAATAG
- a CDS encoding DUF4314 domain-containing protein produces MRHQQEFLKFIKEQYPPGTRIRLIEMQDPYAPVPPGTEGEVDFIDDAAQIHMTWSNGRSLALIPGVDHFTVIPQPLQTLKLYMPLAVMQYERDEWGSLEEYPSELDQDTVLSYHGQILAAILKERVLEESERGLMKYYHGDDSVSQKVKSLFFTVEQVGNKLMGVAECRVQGDLNDVELEQLKDYASGQASDGFGEGFEQRPIKIGSDELYVSLWTASRDWSITTKDELEAASQQMGGMQLG; encoded by the coding sequence ATGAGGCATCAGCAAGAATTTCTGAAATTTATAAAAGAACAGTATCCGCCCGGTACCCGCATTCGGCTCATAGAGATGCAGGACCCCTATGCCCCCGTGCCTCCCGGCACCGAGGGGGAAGTTGATTTTATCGACGATGCAGCCCAAATCCATATGACGTGGAGCAACGGCCGTTCCCTCGCGCTGATTCCCGGCGTTGACCATTTCACTGTAATTCCCCAGCCTCTCCAAACGCTAAAGCTGTATATGCCTCTGGCCGTGATGCAGTATGAGCGTGATGAATGGGGCTCTTTGGAGGAATATCCCTCGGAGCTCGACCAGGATACGGTACTTTCCTATCACGGCCAAATCCTTGCCGCCATCCTCAAGGAGCGGGTGCTGGAGGAATCAGAACGTGGACTCATGAAATATTATCACGGGGATGACAGCGTAAGTCAGAAAGTCAAGTCCCTCTTTTTCACCGTGGAGCAAGTTGGGAACAAGCTGATGGGTGTAGCCGAATGCCGGGTACAAGGGGATTTGAATGATGTAGAACTGGAGCAGCTCAAAGATTATGCGTCTGGTCAGGCATCTGACGGTTTCGGTGAGGGCTTTGAGCAGCGTCCGATTAAGATTGGCAGCGATGAACTATATGTCAGCCTTTGGACGGCGTCAAGGGACTGGAGCATAACGACTAAGGATGAATTAGAGGCTGCGAGCCAGCAGATGGGAGGAATGCAGCTTGGATAA
- a CDS encoding helix-turn-helix transcriptional regulator — MIVSYNKLWHLMLDKKMNKQDLKKATGISTASIAKLGKGENITTDVLVKICKALDCELHDIMELSHENEETR; from the coding sequence GTGATTGTCAGTTATAACAAGCTTTGGCATTTAATGCTCGATAAAAAGATGAATAAACAAGATCTAAAGAAGGCGACCGGCATCAGTACCGCATCTATCGCCAAGTTAGGTAAAGGCGAGAACATCACGACCGATGTTCTCGTCAAAATATGCAAAGCTCTCGATTGCGAATTACATGACATCATGGAGTTGTCTCACGAAAATGAGGAGACAAGATGA
- a CDS encoding DNA cytosine methyltransferase, producing MAAFTKLLQMKNLNATRKNDFRSDKALLFTEAVKALPKFSPLDVGSSDSNPIQILDFFSGAGGTSLGFAAINQVVPMFHFLAGCDINPISAATYSRNFGTPTVCEDILKIANTPASIRQFLNRVGFDSTKPTILIGCAPCQGFSSHRKKHWDNEDDDRNSLVIAFSRIVTEVNPDIFIMENVPEFLSNRYWRYFSKARETFCEAGYTVKQNIYNSAEFGVPQERFRSIIIGMKRDFLLPDGYFTSDEYKTVRDAIGALSPLKAGEIDPNDPLHKAVAHKRSTIEVIRKVPHDGGSLPQGEGPACLTKVNGFSDVYGRLSWDKPAITITHYARNPASGRYTHPVQDRGLTAREAARLQSFPDGFQFEGKSDDIYRQIGEAVPPLLSCGVAINVLIEYLSTEPTTAQLQTGMETIELPVSNSYSSVIAGIKNTRRRA from the coding sequence ATGGCCGCGTTTACAAAACTACTTCAAATGAAAAATTTAAACGCCACCAGAAAAAATGACTTCCGAAGTGATAAGGCATTATTGTTTACGGAAGCGGTTAAAGCGTTGCCTAAATTCTCACCACTTGACGTAGGTTCTTCAGATTCCAACCCTATACAGATACTTGATTTTTTTAGCGGTGCAGGCGGAACGTCGTTGGGCTTTGCTGCTATAAATCAGGTCGTGCCTATGTTTCATTTTTTGGCTGGGTGTGACATCAATCCGATATCGGCCGCAACCTATAGTAGAAATTTTGGAACGCCGACTGTTTGTGAAGATATTCTTAAAATTGCGAATACTCCCGCAAGCATTCGCCAGTTTTTAAATAGAGTTGGTTTTGACAGTACTAAGCCTACAATTTTGATCGGCTGTGCTCCGTGTCAAGGCTTTTCATCGCATAGAAAAAAACACTGGGACAACGAGGATGATGACCGTAACAGCTTGGTAATTGCTTTCTCGCGTATCGTTACCGAGGTCAACCCTGATATATTTATTATGGAGAACGTACCGGAATTTTTGTCTAATAGATACTGGAGATACTTCAGTAAAGCGCGCGAGACGTTTTGTGAGGCGGGATATACGGTCAAGCAGAACATCTATAACTCAGCCGAGTTTGGCGTGCCTCAGGAAAGATTCCGCTCTATTATAATTGGAATGAAAAGAGACTTTCTGCTTCCGGATGGTTATTTTACTTCTGATGAATATAAGACTGTTCGCGATGCTATTGGAGCGTTGAGTCCACTTAAGGCGGGAGAAATAGACCCGAACGACCCGCTTCATAAGGCCGTGGCTCATAAACGTAGCACTATCGAGGTTATTAGAAAGGTACCTCACGATGGTGGAAGCCTACCGCAGGGGGAGGGACCTGCGTGCTTGACGAAAGTTAATGGTTTTTCTGATGTATATGGGCGGCTCAGTTGGGATAAGCCTGCGATCACTATCACGCACTATGCACGGAATCCGGCAAGCGGGCGCTACACACATCCTGTTCAAGATAGAGGGCTAACGGCGAGGGAAGCTGCAAGATTACAGAGTTTCCCTGACGGTTTTCAATTTGAAGGCAAGTCCGATGATATTTATCGTCAAATAGGTGAAGCTGTTCCTCCTTTGCTTTCATGTGGGGTTGCGATAAACGTGTTAATAGAGTACTTATCAACAGAGCCGACAACTGCTCAACTTCAAACCGGTATGGAAACTATCGAGTTGCCGGTGAGCAATTCATACTCCAGCGTAATTGCGGGCATCAAAAACACAAGGAGGCGAGCTTAA
- a CDS encoding DNA cytosine methyltransferase: MRFTCVDSFSGAGGLSLGLSEAGFEILLSFDIDKRCIESIQSNPKYFAHPALCEDIRNMLGGRLLDMIGLKQGELFLLAGGPPCQGFSVQRIGKDTDIRNELVLLYGKLIEEVRPMFFVMENVSGIQGKRGKTILAELIEKMESIGYHVHKQPVDAEDYGVPQRRKRLVLVGERHDVGSTYIFPKQTGEKRTVRDTIAFLPPPPEDGKPHPEYPLHRRDRLSEKNLQRIQALQQGQGRDHLPKELLADCHKVDSAIIGHRNVYGRMSWDEVAPTITARFDSFTRGLFGHPDQPRSISLCEGALLQTFPLDFVFQGSKIEIARQIGNAVPPKLAKAIGDSIITYYKGKR; encoded by the coding sequence ATGCGTTTCACTTGTGTTGATAGTTTCTCAGGGGCAGGCGGTTTATCGTTGGGGTTAAGCGAGGCGGGCTTTGAAATCCTGTTGAGTTTTGACATAGACAAAAGATGTATCGAATCGATACAAAGCAATCCTAAATATTTTGCGCATCCCGCTCTTTGCGAGGATATAAGAAATATGCTTGGAGGACGGCTACTTGATATGATTGGGTTAAAGCAAGGCGAGTTGTTTTTGCTTGCCGGAGGCCCTCCATGCCAGGGATTTTCTGTCCAACGTATCGGTAAGGATACAGACATTCGAAATGAGCTGGTTCTCCTATACGGAAAACTTATCGAAGAGGTTCGTCCGATGTTTTTTGTTATGGAGAATGTATCGGGTATTCAGGGAAAACGGGGGAAAACCATCCTGGCGGAGTTGATTGAGAAAATGGAGTCTATTGGATACCATGTTCATAAACAACCAGTGGATGCAGAGGATTATGGTGTTCCACAACGGAGGAAGAGACTTGTCTTGGTAGGCGAACGGCATGACGTTGGTTCGACGTATATATTCCCCAAACAAACGGGCGAAAAACGTACCGTTCGTGATACAATAGCCTTCCTTCCCCCGCCTCCTGAAGATGGTAAACCGCATCCTGAATACCCATTGCATCGACGCGATCGGTTGTCAGAAAAAAATCTGCAACGCATACAGGCATTGCAGCAAGGGCAAGGGCGGGATCATCTACCTAAAGAGTTGTTAGCTGATTGTCACAAAGTGGACAGCGCTATTATTGGACATCGTAACGTATACGGACGCATGTCTTGGGATGAAGTAGCACCAACCATAACCGCTCGTTTCGACAGCTTTACCCGAGGCTTATTTGGTCATCCGGATCAACCGAGGAGCATCTCGTTGTGCGAGGGTGCGTTGCTGCAGACCTTTCCTTTGGACTTTGTTTTCCAAGGATCGAAAATTGAAATTGCTCGTCAAATTGGAAATGCAGTTCCTCCTAAATTGGCTAAAGCTATCGGAGACAGTATTATAACCTACTATAAAGGAAAGAGGTGA
- a CDS encoding type ISP restriction/modification enzyme — protein MSYQAIIKRYLKSLQRDYNDSLAAHQHTAELSFRPSLDTLFKELAAELNGSPDIVVILEPRNQAQMGRPDWRIHDRTTLGVYGYIEAKGLSADAFDITAHEEQFNRYLSLGHKLIITDGIDFIYSFDEGVHPQIISLIDKSHMNRPDWSRLTLNPQFEVMMRRFFADPSPQYCDEGKLVELVALRTKYLSDEILRYSSIPIDEAMDETERNAISLLDELRVLVYNHNDENMRRDKVFADFSAQVIMFALLYAHRIECTDNDSPTDKERKIKDYLARDVVDGQALRPFLTIIHYLNNHGDDDSFILNWTDECIRFLSFVHMTEQQRRSPDYHKLFELFLSKFDPRSRFDYGAYYTPSELADCIVRLTEIIARDNFDGASIFDDGNMLIDPCCGTGSFLERIRQNDVRCGAFFLCGIEILPAPYMLANYRMAVLNQEIRDHRSRYELILANTLSDCVFGREPANTDTVEGFELNRARELSSRPITLVIGNPPSSDSSKTNMGSDFSKILGLMDDFRPPAENRHGRQNTQKQVNNPHLQFLRWGCEMLEHSNNHSVLAYIVPATFLEAESYKYARKYIVEHFSSAWIVSVDADARAGIRSDSMFRTQQGRAVLIATRKFGETSAMNEFKYFDISRFAKTEKTAWLEQDANVSLKMFDCYSIDNSNYALRPSLPFDEELYLSYWPVSGESEPNAVFKNHCSGIKLAPSSIFTHLKAPMLKRRSKEIMKHGMQASEEWLRSQDKPPQETDTRAFADALNELGSAQAIEATLDQNIVDYAFRPFLSMKAFLWQDLLHRFSRVGGGGTRRRPEIGKAYADEYTIGFALSHSPKDQKDSLKPFASFCWYYPDNDLCRRGNSFIYLNQYPVSKKSDTLRENINDRLCELLATLLGIDGVALATEVVFYTFAILCSQVYLDEFEGALFTVNRADLRPRIPVVNDADTFMQIAELGRKVAALEKRDYTPQNLAGYDYDAIKSLVPPDFRLSWTKGIQPFDEDNETITLTDGRTNIIIPCPLDVQRINISGYEVIKNAWMKFNSYDFTHCAFTAEDMGEFLNLVNKLLEYVELVGEINIVMHDVIKGHYPLILPDCGGESR, from the coding sequence GTGTCATATCAGGCAATTATAAAGCGTTACTTAAAGAGCTTGCAGCGTGATTACAACGATTCTCTCGCCGCTCATCAGCACACAGCCGAGCTCTCTTTCCGACCTTCCTTAGATACGCTATTCAAAGAATTAGCGGCGGAGTTGAACGGTAGCCCTGATATTGTGGTCATTCTCGAACCACGCAATCAGGCTCAAATGGGACGTCCTGACTGGCGTATCCATGACAGAACAACTCTTGGCGTTTACGGTTATATTGAGGCCAAGGGGCTTTCCGCGGATGCATTTGATATCACGGCCCACGAGGAGCAGTTCAATCGCTATTTGTCGTTGGGGCATAAATTGATAATTACTGATGGAATTGATTTCATCTACTCCTTTGACGAGGGGGTGCATCCCCAAATTATATCTCTAATAGACAAGTCCCACATGAATCGCCCAGACTGGTCGCGCCTAACGCTCAATCCTCAGTTTGAGGTTATGATGCGCAGGTTCTTTGCCGATCCGTCCCCACAGTATTGTGACGAAGGAAAACTCGTTGAGTTGGTCGCTTTGCGAACAAAGTATCTGTCGGATGAAATCCTGCGCTATTCGAGCATCCCAATAGATGAAGCAATGGATGAGACCGAAAGGAATGCTATATCACTTTTGGATGAGTTGCGTGTTTTGGTCTATAACCATAATGACGAAAACATGAGGCGAGACAAGGTATTTGCTGATTTTTCCGCACAAGTGATTATGTTCGCATTGTTGTACGCCCATCGCATTGAATGCACAGACAACGATTCTCCGACTGATAAGGAACGTAAGATAAAGGATTACCTGGCGCGAGATGTCGTGGATGGTCAGGCGCTACGTCCGTTCCTTACAATAATCCATTATCTCAACAACCACGGTGACGATGACAGTTTCATCCTGAATTGGACAGACGAATGCATCCGGTTTTTGTCGTTCGTACATATGACAGAGCAGCAACGGCGTAGCCCCGATTACCACAAGCTGTTTGAACTATTTCTTTCAAAGTTCGATCCGCGCTCGCGCTTTGACTACGGCGCATATTACACGCCGAGCGAACTTGCCGATTGTATTGTTCGTTTGACAGAGATTATTGCTCGTGATAATTTTGATGGTGCGAGTATTTTTGACGATGGTAATATGCTGATCGACCCCTGCTGTGGGACGGGTTCATTTTTAGAAAGAATACGTCAAAACGATGTGCGGTGTGGTGCGTTTTTTCTTTGCGGAATTGAGATCCTTCCCGCTCCCTATATGCTTGCAAACTATCGAATGGCGGTGCTGAATCAAGAAATCAGAGATCATCGTTCAAGATACGAATTGATACTGGCGAACACTCTCAGCGACTGCGTATTTGGGAGAGAACCAGCCAATACGGATACGGTTGAGGGATTTGAGCTTAATCGCGCACGGGAACTGTCCTCTCGACCAATTACCCTTGTCATAGGGAATCCCCCTTCCTCGGATTCGTCAAAGACAAATATGGGTTCGGATTTTTCGAAGATATTGGGTTTAATGGATGACTTTCGCCCTCCTGCTGAAAATCGACACGGAAGACAAAACACGCAAAAGCAGGTTAACAATCCTCATCTTCAGTTTTTACGTTGGGGATGTGAAATGCTGGAGCATTCGAATAATCACTCTGTCTTAGCGTATATCGTTCCAGCGACATTCCTTGAAGCCGAGTCGTATAAATACGCTCGGAAGTATATTGTCGAACATTTCTCATCCGCCTGGATAGTGTCGGTCGATGCAGACGCAAGGGCTGGCATCCGTTCTGACAGTATGTTTAGGACACAGCAAGGTCGAGCGGTACTCATTGCGACAAGGAAATTCGGAGAAACTTCGGCAATGAACGAGTTTAAATACTTTGATATATCGCGGTTCGCAAAGACTGAGAAAACAGCATGGCTTGAGCAAGATGCCAATGTATCCCTAAAGATGTTTGATTGTTACTCTATAGATAATTCAAATTATGCCCTACGCCCGTCTTTACCGTTTGACGAAGAGCTGTATTTATCTTATTGGCCTGTAAGCGGAGAGTCTGAGCCGAATGCAGTATTTAAGAATCATTGTTCCGGTATTAAACTTGCTCCGTCCAGCATCTTTACACACTTGAAGGCTCCTATGTTGAAACGCCGCAGCAAAGAAATAATGAAGCACGGGATGCAGGCTTCTGAGGAGTGGTTGCGCTCTCAAGATAAGCCCCCGCAGGAGACCGATACCCGCGCCTTTGCTGATGCACTGAATGAATTAGGGAGTGCGCAAGCGATTGAGGCTACCCTTGACCAAAACATTGTAGATTATGCTTTTCGACCGTTCTTGTCGATGAAAGCATTCCTTTGGCAAGACTTACTACATAGATTCAGTCGAGTTGGAGGCGGTGGGACAAGGCGACGTCCGGAGATCGGAAAAGCGTATGCCGATGAATACACCATTGGCTTTGCATTATCGCACTCGCCGAAGGATCAAAAAGATAGCTTAAAGCCTTTTGCTTCTTTTTGCTGGTATTATCCCGATAATGATCTGTGCCGTCGTGGAAACTCTTTCATTTACTTGAATCAGTATCCAGTCAGTAAGAAGAGCGACACTCTCCGTGAAAATATCAATGATCGGCTTTGTGAACTACTTGCAACGCTCTTGGGTATTGATGGGGTTGCCCTTGCCACAGAGGTAGTATTTTATACTTTTGCCATTCTTTGCTCGCAAGTCTACCTTGATGAATTCGAGGGTGCTCTATTCACGGTTAATCGTGCAGATTTGCGCCCACGTATCCCTGTAGTTAATGACGCCGATACGTTTATGCAAATTGCTGAACTTGGGCGAAAAGTAGCTGCGTTGGAAAAACGAGACTACACACCACAAAATCTTGCGGGATATGATTATGATGCTATTAAGTCGCTGGTACCTCCAGACTTCAGACTCTCATGGACGAAAGGTATCCAGCCATTCGATGAGGATAATGAGACCATCACGTTGACGGACGGTCGAACCAATATCATAATTCCTTGTCCTCTGGATGTTCAAAGAATAAACATCTCTGGATATGAGGTTATCAAGAACGCATGGATGAAGTTTAACTCATACGACTTTACCCATTGTGCCTTTACCGCAGAAGATATGGGAGAATTCCTTAATCTTGTGAACAAGTTGCTTGAATATGTTGAACTTGTTGGAGAAATTAATATCGTAATGCACGATGTTATTAAAGGACACTATCCTCTGATTTTGCCGGATTGCGGCGGCGAATCGAGGTGA
- a CDS encoding very short patch repair endonuclease, which yields MPDVYDKATRSAVMSKVRSKGNKSTELRLIEVFHEYGITGWRRNYTVKGHPDFVFMERRIAVFVDGCFWHGHDCRNTRPKENEDFWAAKRERNIMHDREVTAKFEQRGWTVVRIWECELKKKNLPKLLAKLNLMK from the coding sequence ATGCCAGACGTATACGATAAAGCAACTCGTTCAGCAGTTATGAGTAAGGTGCGCTCCAAAGGCAACAAGTCCACAGAGCTGCGTTTAATCGAGGTGTTTCATGAGTACGGAATAACCGGTTGGCGACGAAACTATACCGTCAAGGGTCATCCAGATTTCGTGTTTATGGAGCGTCGAATTGCCGTATTCGTAGATGGCTGTTTTTGGCACGGACATGATTGTCGTAACACGCGGCCGAAAGAAAATGAGGACTTTTGGGCTGCAAAACGGGAAAGAAACATTATGCATGACAGAGAGGTAACAGCGAAATTTGAACAACGCGGATGGACAGTAGTACGAATTTGGGAGTGCGAACTAAAAAAGAAGAACCTTCCCAAATTACTTGCAAAACTTAATTTGATGAAGTAA